ttaaaaaatttacagagataatattgtaactataacaaatatcacaataaaaaaaattaaaaaaaaaatattttagcaTGTAATTTTAAAGTGAGAATTACCTAAGAAATTATAATATGAGATTGTAATTAGCATTTCTCATTCTACAAAACGTCAGCTCAGTACACTTCGAAACCTTCTTACGTCAACAAGAGTCAAAGCACTTTGCTATAATATCCTCACTGTTAAATAATCGAAAGTTAAGGGACTTATAAGCAATCATTACGTATGCTTACACGTGTGGGGCCCATTGGATAATCTCATCCGTACTACTATTGAACTATCCACCACACTATTCCTATTTCCTACTTATTCTTCTTctctgccaaaaaaaaaaaaaatctgatttcattatttaataaataaaataataaaatcacatTTGTCATTTCTTCTACTACCGAGTTATCCCTTTCCTTGACTCACTCTGTACTGAGTCGCCTcgcttctctttcttctctccACCTCCAATGGCTTTGGCTTCCACCACTCCTGTTACCAAATCCCTTATCAACAATCAAAATCCCAATCCACTTTCCCCCAAGTTCAATCTCAATctccattctcatcttcctCGCCTCCCCAATCGCCGAAAACCCATCTCCGCCGTACACGCCGCTGAACCTTCGAAGCCATCAAAATCGACGTCTCAGACGGCTTCGAATCCCTCCAAATCATGGACTATCGACAGCTGGAAGAATAAGAAGGCAATCCAGCTACCTGAGTACCCGGATCGGGCCGAACTCGATTCGGTGCTCAAAACCCTTGAGTCTTTCCCGCCGATTGTCTTCGCTGGAGAGGCAAGGAGCCTAGAGGAGAAGCTTGGCCAGGCTGCCATGGGGAAGGCGTTTCTGCTTCAGGGTGGGGATTGTGCCGAGAGCTTCAAGGAATTCAATGCCAATAACATTAGGGATACTTTCAGGGTTCTGCTTCAGATGGGCGTTGTGCTTATGTTCGGAGGCCAAATGCCCATTGTCAAGGTCTTcaattttcctttttatttttattttttattattattttgtctaattaatttttatatgtatacatacacACATAATCTTATAATATTATATGCATGGTGgagttttcaaaatttattcctTTAGATTATAGTTGGTAAGAATTATGGTATTTGAGACTGGTTTGAATGATTGTTATGTTATGGGTTACCATTTTTTTGTTAGTTGTTTCATTTTTCTGAAATGCAAATGATGATGTTTTTATGAAGGTTGGAAGAATGGCGGGTCAGTTTGCCAAGCCCAGATCAGATTCATTTGAGGATAGGGATGGAGTGAAGCTTCCTAGTTACAGAGGTGACAATGTGAATGGTGATGCATTTGATGAAAAATCGAGAATTCCAGACCCTAATCGAATGATTAGAGCCTATACACAATCTGCTGCAACTTTGAATCTTTTGAGGGCATTTGCTACTGGAGGTTATGCTGCTATGCAGAGAGTGACCCACTGGAATCTAGATTTCACTGATCACAGTGAGCAGGGGGATAGGTAAACTTTTATTGTTCTTTTCTTCTTACTTGAAATTTTGAATGTTTATTTTCCATAATGAGTAGGATTCAAGGAATTTGTTGATATCGGGTTTTCCCAGATTTCTCTTGGTTTGTACTACTTTTATCAAGATTCCCGCTATTAATTCCATACTACAATAGAGTTTGTTTTTTTGAAGCATTCTGCAATAGAGTTTTAGTTGGTAACTCTGTATCATGTTTTATTTGTGATGATTTGGTATAATGTTTTATAAGCATCTCCAAAGGATCTCTACAATGTTTTAGCTAACATAGTAAGTTACTTTTTTGTGTTTACTCTCTCTCTCCAACCATACTCTCTAATTAGGattattcaatatatatttttttctcttttatcccattacttttattttttgttctatGTCAGGTTGTtggtaataaaataatattatctttaataaaataataattttaaaaaattggtgGCTAGCTACAGTTGAAGAgtgaaaaaaatcaactttaaaatAGCTTGTTTGTGGATTGATAAGAACCAACTGCAAATAGActagttataatatatttttgttgtgAAAGTGAAATAGCTAAAAGGATGACTTATTTCTTATTTGTTATCTCTTCGACAGACTACCTGTATTCTAACTATTTTAATTTCTACTTTCTTAACTCTCAGACTTTAAGGCTAGTCAAATCTTATTTTTGTTATCAACCTGACATAAAGCAAAATGTAAAGCTTATTGGATAAAGTTAAATCtgcattaattaaattaatcaattggTAATAAAATTCAACagcaatattaatataatatatgttttcTGAAAATAGGGAGTGTGATGGGAGAGGGCCACACAAAAGTTACTAGCTAGTTTAGCTATAAAAAAGGAGCTATTGTGATGCTCTAAAGTTATGAAATAAGTCATAATTTAGCTTTTCAATTAATTAAGTTAATAGTATATATTCCGTACCTTTGGAGTTGCTCTTAGAtcatagtaattttttttctctattatttgtttataaaattacataattttgtaattttataaacTTTACCAATTTGCATCTTCTTTTTACATGCATTTATGTTTGTTGGTGTACTTAACCAAACACCACCAAGTAAATGTTTGTAAAGGGATGAATAGGGTTGTTGTCAAGATGGGGCGTATGTGTATCTTCATCAATATTTGGCTTGCAATAGTTTATGGGTCATTTAATAATGCTTTTGATGTGCCTCAACAGATACCGTGAACTGGCTCATCGGGTTGATGAGGCCCTTGGGTTCATGGCTGCTGCTGGGCTTACTCTTGACCACCCAATAATGACCACAACTGAATTCTGGACATCTCATGAGTGCTTGCTTCTGCCTTATGAGCAAGCACTTACTAGGGAAGATTCTACTTCTGGGCTTTACTACGACTGCTCTGCTCACATGGTGTGGGTTGGAGAACGCACCCGCCAACTAGACGGTGCACATGTTGAATTCTTGAGAGGAGTTGCTAATCCCCTTGGGATAAAGGTATATGAATGTTTTTATACTATAAGtagaattttatattaatttgcaAGAAACAGGAAATTATTTTCATTacagttattttttattaattaatgtattGCATTGAACTTTGTTTATTACTATAAAACTTAATTGGACACAAATTACTTTTGCGCACAAGATTTGTGTCTTTATTAGTGTGCTTGGTTCGTAACTTCATGTTATATACATACTATTACCTTTCATTTTGTGACGTTAAGGCTTTAAAATAAACACGAATGTGATGCAGGTGAGTGATAAGATGGATCCAAACGAGCTTGTTAAGCTTGTGGACATTTTGAACCCCAATAACAAGCCAGGAAGAATAACAGTGATTGTGAGAATGGGAGCAGAAAATTTGAGAGTAAAGTTTCCTCATCTTATCAAGGCTGTTCGTGGAGCTGGTCAGATTGTCACTTGGGTCAGTGATCCCATGCATGGGAACACCATCAAAGCACCTTGTGGACTCAAAACTCGCTCTTTTGATGCAATCAGGGTATGACTTACAAGCAATTTAATACTCgcaatttttatttctgtatAGTTTTTATTCTAGGTCCTTTAAAAATTTTGCTATGTCCTAGTGTCTTTAGTGCCCAAAATCAGGTTATGATACCTAACTCACTGtgaacttgaaaattttcttttttgaagAACAAAACGtgtgcaaaaagaaaaaataattttctgtcATTGAAAGTACATAAATTTTTCAGCCATTGCATCTTCAAGTCTTTCTcacttcatctcactttcttagaTGTGTTTTTTAAGCTTCAAGGAAGATCATATTTTATAATGTGGTAGACTGAAGATGAGACAAAATCTTGctgtattaataaattaatcctTAGAAATGTCTTTTAGTTACAGTCTGTCATGGAACTTTACTTTAGCGGGGCATTAAATTTATGGATTTGAACCCTCAAATTTCATTGTGAAACGACTTCATATAAGTAGTATGATTCTTTTGCTATCCCTGGTCCTTGTATTCCATCCCGTCTTCTTTTGATTTTCTGTAATCATGCCATGTATATGTTTTGGCGGACTATAAATatgtcttttctttctttttccctttatGTTCTTCCCTCCTTGCGATGAAAATTTAGGCTACAACTGTAAAGATTGAATGCATGTTttcttttatgtaattattttgtattaaacATTACATTTTTACACGTTTCGAAATAACTTTTGTTGGTTTTTTACAATAGAATGAGGTGAGAGCCTTCTTCGACGTGCATGATCAAGAAGGAAGTTTCCCTGGTGGTGTTCATCTGGAGATGACAGGGCAAAATGTGACGGAGTGTGTCGGAGGCTCAAGAACTATAACTTATAATGATTTAGGCTCACGCTACCACACCCATTGTGACCCAAGGCTCAATGCTTCCCAGTCGCTGGAGCTCGCCTTCATTATTGCAGAGCGGCTGcgaaagagaaggctcaaatCACTGAACCCTGTGGCCTCAGCTGGTTTGTAAGATGTTTATGGGTTTTAAGTTTGTTAATTTATATTGAAGTTGGTAACTTTAATATTATGCTTTGAATTCTGTCTATCCTTATAGAGTTAATCCATCCATACGAGTgtctgtgaaaaaaaaaaggtctcACCGCATGAGAAATTGGAATAAACTTTAAGCCATGTAAGATAGTTTGAAAGAATTAGTGTCTTTGCTGCTATTTATCTATATGCATAATAAGAACTAGACTATTTTTACAATATTATGAAAGAGAGCCTTTTTCTATAACCTCTTTTCCACTATTAGTTTTTCTTCTTCACTTGATGAAAATTGGATAAGTTTTCATAGAGATTTTCGTTTGTGTGCCATAAAACATATTCAATATCATTCTAGTTTTTTGTAGAAGCTTTGGCCCATTTTAGTGGGGTATTTTTACCAAGATGGTTATTATAAAAATTGTGTTAAAATTAAAGCTTAAAAAAGGCCTTGTATTAATATGGCATTTTCAAACAATGAAATTTAAGATTTAACAACTTAATAATGTAGAAAAAAAggtcatttttttctttaatattttgtaATGGGTATGGGAGACTTATTTACAAGGGATTTTGGTGTAAGATTGGATTAACTAAAACATGAATTATACAATGGCGGTGAGGATTCTTCAAGTTGGCTAGTCACTCACTCATAATGATCAGTTTTATGGAAGAGTTAAAGGTATAATGAAACATGATGCTGATGAATCAACTAAAGGTGCTTTTGAGAATTATTAAGTTTAATAAAAATCTATGATTTAATTGTTTTACTTACTATTGATGGTAATAATGTAAACAAAGGTGGGTTTATTTTGACTTGCCCTCCCACTTCACTTGATTTGAAAGCCACTTGTTTGATAGCCACTTATTATTGATGGatatcttcaattttttttcttccaatacttaaaattaaaagCCTAAGACAAATTCTCCAAAAATAACTAAAATCTAGAAGGGTTGTTAGCTACTACTACACATAAAGCCATAAAATATATTGAGcactataaatttttatatcGGGGTTGATTGCTTTGATTGTcacataagaaaataattaaatgcaatttaaaattgtaaatacGTTTGCGCCATACTAGTTCGGTCTATATTTTTTGTGCTTTTTAAAATACATGTCGTGCCGGActataaaaaaattgagttgTGCCAGGTCGTTTCGTGCCGtgcaataataattttataaggtAGACCCGACATGGCTTACAAGTTCGATAATTTCGTATCGTGCTTGAATTTATGTAGTGCTTTATTCATGCCGacattttttcttaaataaacaaacttgttttttttatgCGAGCTTAAATTCGTgttctatatttttatatttttattacaattaatgaactaaatattaaaatatacatgtattttataattttagtcacttttatatatttttcaataataatttcacacaatcatataaaaataattataattaatataactttaattgataaataaatatttatcattattattattaaattattagatattttaatgTGTTATGCTTTCGAGCTAATCTATTAATGTTTACATGTCGTGCTTTTGAGCTTGTCATGTCATGTCGTGCTTAAGCCCATATTGTTTCTGTTTCGTATCGTATTGTGCCTAAGCCTATATTTTTTCATGTTGTGATGTGTGTTGTACCTAAACACATATTCTTTTCGTATCGGGTCATGCTCGTGCTTCTCGGGCTCGTGCCGATTTCGTGTCATGTCAAAAAACTTGATCTATATTTACAGCactaatcaaaataaataaatttgttaaaaaaaaaagataaaatcacAACATATTTTAAgcaattttttaatcattattTACGAGTCAATTttgattcaaaaaataaactaattgtatAATTGGGTCAACTTTAATAATTGTACtccagtatatatatatatatatatatatatatatatatatatatggtataaTTGATTTGGGAAGCTcggaaaaaattatttaatttttttatataagtatatatatattcttttaaatatacattaaaaGTTAAAATTTGTAAATTATATTCATTAatggaaaaaaatattaaataaaaaagataatatttattatgataCAAATATAGtccatattatatttgtattttgtggTAGTCAAATTTAACACATATCTAACATTAGCAATTTAGCATGGAAGTATCATTTTGCCAAAATGTTAAAAATAACATACACTACTTTTACCTCTTCAttaaatatacttttatataCTCAATAGTCTCCATTTTGATTTGAATGATATCTAATATGATACGATTAAGCCACAATGCATAATTTAGGGATACATAGGTTTGCTTCGGAAGAATGAAAAATACAAACATAAGAATAAAGAATAAAGAATATGTAtggaaataaacaaataaaaataggaatataatgaaaaaaaaaattaaaatacataaaaaattatGATTTCTTTTATTCATCTATTATtggactaattttttttttcaattttaaaatagaatattcattctaccaaaatgataaaaaaattattctattagaataacattttaaaactttataatgcactaaacaaagaaataaatattaaagtgacgttttattaaaaagaatgaaaatataagaataaaaatgaagtataatttaaaataattgtttCTAATCTTGGATTGAAAATGGAATCCCTTTCCATATCATTTATAATCTTCTCTTATAACAAATGTTGGTTAATGCAAATGAAATTAAGCACCCAAAAAGAATCACAAGTGAAGTAAACAGTGATTAAAACACTTATaccaaaaaatattataatctaAGCCATACTTATTTTATTGAGCTACTTTATCTTTAAATAGACAACTGTTTGCTTAGTACTAAGCCATTTGCCTTATCGATACATGAAGAATATTGTGTATTATATAAACAATTCTAGCTTTGGTAAGAAAGAAGAATAATGGTATATATTTATGGAACAATGCTATGTTAGTGATAAGTCTTTTAATGCACATAAATATATCCATATTCAGatatacatattattaatattttcacACATTATTCATTGAACCAAAAGTAcatttacatttttatatacatatattatttttatgattgcTAGTAGAGTTGGGATATGGCCCAACCTAATCATAACCAAGTTGAAGCCATTAATTGTAACCAAACTTGACTTAATGCCATTTCCAATATGGAGTAACTTGTCAACACTTCCAATGGTTTATCTTAGAAAACAACACACTTTCATATATTCTTGGCATATTCATTCATTGTATGAaactattaaataaaaatatcactCAAATTATATTGTTGGACTCTGAATTCTGAATTAAATTTCTCAATGGCTTTTCCTCTTTCCTACATTTTTCAATAATGCCTTTTATTAGTTTTacccaaaacaaaacaaaataccCCACCAAATGTTACCTTCTTCAACACACAAACAAATGACACAACTTTTAATGATATGCCCACTAGTTCTCACTTCTTTAAAACGTTTtcatttattactaaaatttttattttttagtttcggatatacataataattttCTCCACTCAAACTcacttttaaatatatataataacatcaTGAACCCCTCCTTTCTTTAGCACACAAATTTACACGTCACGTAAAACGACAAACTTCGAAATGTGTACACAAAACGACGTATCTACAATAGCCTGCACCGGATCATACCCCCACCACTGAGAGAGAAGCTAACGCCACGTGTTCTCAAAACGACGCCGTATTCCGCAATCTGAtctaatattttgttttttttagatttCTTGATCAAACGAGAGTTTTACACGTTGAAGATTTTGGGTC
This Cannabis sativa cultivar Pink pepper isolate KNU-18-1 chromosome 6, ASM2916894v1, whole genome shotgun sequence DNA region includes the following protein-coding sequences:
- the LOC115724690 gene encoding phospho-2-dehydro-3-deoxyheptonate aldolase 2, chloroplastic, with amino-acid sequence MALASTTPVTKSLINNQNPNPLSPKFNLNLHSHLPRLPNRRKPISAVHAAEPSKPSKSTSQTASNPSKSWTIDSWKNKKAIQLPEYPDRAELDSVLKTLESFPPIVFAGEARSLEEKLGQAAMGKAFLLQGGDCAESFKEFNANNIRDTFRVLLQMGVVLMFGGQMPIVKVGRMAGQFAKPRSDSFEDRDGVKLPSYRGDNVNGDAFDEKSRIPDPNRMIRAYTQSAATLNLLRAFATGGYAAMQRVTHWNLDFTDHSEQGDRYRELAHRVDEALGFMAAAGLTLDHPIMTTTEFWTSHECLLLPYEQALTREDSTSGLYYDCSAHMVWVGERTRQLDGAHVEFLRGVANPLGIKVSDKMDPNELVKLVDILNPNNKPGRITVIVRMGAENLRVKFPHLIKAVRGAGQIVTWVSDPMHGNTIKAPCGLKTRSFDAIRNEVRAFFDVHDQEGSFPGGVHLEMTGQNVTECVGGSRTITYNDLGSRYHTHCDPRLNASQSLELAFIIAERLRKRRLKSLNPVASAGL